In Leptospiraceae bacterium, a single genomic region encodes these proteins:
- a CDS encoding efflux RND transporter permease subunit, producing the protein MEKLSSLSGVINPELSHPEYDGEYLRRRDFSPILEIVADLDEKVTTRRNVHSEIQLLEKILPTGIQVKPFEDMEMEKNTQNTSYAYLTFLGLMFFTTVLLAFYYSSPWPVFIGLIMPFLSISGPMIINIIFGEYISLYTIMIIIVFFPVTYLGFLVLLENIRNRNSVILGAIDSISVNFYLPAGIALLGLFSHFFNYRNILPTELLSFSGAFIYHILFLGFFLPIILHFLPFGIIKKNK; encoded by the coding sequence ATTTACGTCGTCGAGATTTTTCTCCCATTCTTGAAATAGTTGCTGATTTAGATGAAAAAGTAACTACAAGAAGGAATGTTCATTCGGAGATTCAGTTACTAGAAAAAATTTTACCAACAGGCATTCAAGTAAAACCATTTGAGGATATGGAAATGGAAAAGAATACGCAAAATACTTCTTATGCGTATTTAACTTTTTTAGGATTAATGTTTTTTACGACGGTTCTACTTGCATTTTATTATTCATCCCCATGGCCAGTATTCATTGGGTTAATAATGCCGTTCCTTTCAATATCTGGACCAATGATTATAAATATAATATTCGGTGAGTATATATCTTTATATACAATCATGATAATAATTGTGTTTTTCCCTGTAACGTATTTGGGCTTCCTAGTACTATTGGAAAATATTCGGAATAGAAATTCTGTAATACTTGGAGCGATTGATTCAATCTCTGTTAACTTTTATCTTCCCGCTGGAATTGCACTATTAGGATTATTTTCTCATTTTTTCAATTATCGAAATATACTTCCTACCGAACTTCTATCCTTTAGCGGAGCGTTTATATATCATATTTTATTTTTAGGATTTTTTCTGCCTATCATACTTCATTTTTTACCATTCGGAATAATAAAGAAAAATAAATAA